In Geobacter anodireducens, a genomic segment contains:
- a CDS encoding DNA-binding response regulator (response regulator in two-component regulatory system with CusS; regulates the copper efflux system) → MRVLIIEDEKKAAAYLQKGFAENGFTADTAPSGDDGLHLARTENYDLIILDIMLPGRNGWDVLEELRQEGSEVPVIYLSARDAVHDRVRGLELGADDYLVKPFAFSELLARARTILRRGPARQPERLRADDLEMDLVGHKARRGGAPLDLTAKEFLLLSLLLRRKGEVLSRTLIAEQVWGINFDSDTNIVDVAIRRLRRKVDDPFERKLIHTVRGAGYVLEAK, encoded by the coding sequence ATGCGCGTCCTGATCATCGAAGACGAAAAGAAGGCAGCCGCCTACCTCCAGAAAGGGTTCGCGGAGAACGGCTTCACGGCCGACACCGCTCCATCCGGCGACGACGGCCTCCACCTGGCGCGGACCGAGAACTATGACCTGATCATCCTCGACATCATGCTTCCCGGCCGAAACGGCTGGGATGTGCTGGAAGAGCTGCGGCAAGAGGGGAGCGAGGTGCCGGTCATCTACCTGTCGGCCCGGGATGCGGTGCACGACCGGGTGCGGGGGCTTGAGCTGGGGGCCGACGACTACCTGGTGAAGCCCTTCGCCTTCTCGGAGCTCCTGGCGCGGGCACGGACCATCCTCCGGCGGGGGCCGGCCCGCCAGCCGGAACGTCTGCGCGCGGACGATCTGGAAATGGATCTCGTGGGGCACAAGGCCCGTCGGGGGGGAGCGCCCCTCGACCTCACCGCCAAGGAGTTCCTCCTGCTGTCACTGCTCTTGCGCCGCAAGGGCGAGGTGCTTTCCCGCACCCTCATCGCCGAACAAGTGTGGGGGATCAATTTCGACAGCGACACCAACATCGTCGACGTGGCGATCCGACGGCTGCGGCGCAAGGTCGACGACCCCTTCGAGCGAAAGCTCATCCACACCGTCCGCGGAGCAGGCTATGTACTTGAAGCGAAGTAA
- a CDS encoding two-component sensor histidine kinase, whose protein sequence is MYLKRSNGPSPGTLSLTARLTVLSTLATTGVLLFAIAFQFLALVSDLEFEDNDFIIDKIRVIEAIIARYPDGRVHLEQEVQWEGNMREDSRYLVRIVDSRKRVIMETRGMDRIAPPAMFPAPARDTHAIGRGKKFTTPEGRVYLVNAAWTGGRQAPDSRQVQVALDVTEEEEMLEGYKQKMAFVFLAGLFLSAGLNVVVVRRGLRPLVQLTETAGRIDVTTLNERIDARVWPRELARFAAAFDAMLTRLETSFERLESSSANLAHEIRTPLNILRGEAEVALSRARSPEEYRRVIESSLEEYERLSRLIDNILFLARAEQRIEPVPLDAGHELGLLQDYYGTLAEEKGIAISCTGGGTISADPLLFQRAVGNLLSNAIRYTPAGGAITVSIDRAEDGGTLLTVADTGIGIAPGDLPRVFDRFYRSSEARTLNAQGTGLGLAIVRSIMELHRGSVIIDSAPGRGTAVTLRFPPA, encoded by the coding sequence ATGTACTTGAAGCGAAGTAACGGCCCCTCCCCGGGAACCCTCTCCCTGACCGCGCGCCTCACCGTCCTTTCCACCCTCGCCACCACCGGCGTCCTCCTCTTTGCCATCGCGTTCCAGTTCCTTGCCCTGGTAAGCGACCTGGAGTTCGAGGACAACGACTTCATCATCGACAAGATCCGGGTCATCGAGGCGATCATCGCCCGCTATCCCGACGGCAGGGTTCACCTTGAGCAGGAAGTCCAGTGGGAAGGGAACATGCGGGAGGATAGCCGGTACCTGGTCCGCATCGTCGACTCCCGGAAGCGTGTCATAATGGAGACGCGGGGAATGGACCGCATTGCCCCGCCCGCCATGTTCCCCGCGCCGGCCCGGGACACCCACGCCATCGGCCGGGGGAAGAAGTTCACGACTCCCGAGGGTCGCGTCTACCTGGTGAACGCGGCCTGGACCGGCGGGCGGCAAGCCCCGGACAGCCGCCAGGTCCAGGTGGCGCTGGACGTTACCGAAGAAGAGGAGATGCTCGAAGGATACAAGCAGAAGATGGCCTTCGTGTTTCTGGCCGGACTCTTTCTCTCGGCAGGACTCAACGTGGTCGTGGTACGGCGGGGGCTGCGCCCCCTGGTCCAACTCACGGAGACGGCAGGCCGCATTGACGTGACAACGCTCAACGAGCGGATCGACGCCCGGGTATGGCCCCGTGAGCTGGCCCGCTTCGCCGCCGCCTTCGACGCCATGCTCACCCGGCTCGAAACCTCCTTCGAGCGGCTTGAATCCTCCTCCGCCAACCTGGCCCACGAGATCCGCACCCCCCTCAACATCCTGCGGGGCGAGGCGGAAGTGGCCCTCTCCCGGGCCCGGTCGCCGGAGGAATACCGCCGGGTCATCGAGTCGAGCCTTGAGGAGTACGAGCGGCTCTCGCGGCTCATCGACAACATCCTCTTCCTGGCCCGGGCCGAGCAGCGGATCGAGCCGGTCCCCCTGGACGCGGGCCATGAGCTGGGACTGCTTCAGGACTACTACGGCACCCTGGCCGAGGAAAAGGGTATCGCCATTTCGTGCACCGGCGGGGGAACGATTTCGGCCGATCCGCTCCTGTTCCAGCGGGCCGTCGGGAACCTCCTCTCCAACGCCATCCGCTATACCCCAGCCGGGGGAGCCATCACCGTCAGCATCGACCGGGCCGAAGACGGCGGCACACTCCTCACCGTCGCCGACACGGGCATCGGCATCGCACCGGGCGACCTTCCCCGGGTCTTCGACCGGTTCTACCGCAGCAGCGAGGCCCGCACCCTCAATGCCCAGGGAACCGGGCTCGGCCTCGCCATCGTCCGTTCGATCATGGAGCTCCACCGGGGAAGCGTGATCATCGACAGCGCGCCGGGGCGGGGAACCGCCGTGACGCTCCGCTTCCCCCCAGCCTGA
- a CDS encoding sulfatase, whose protein sequence is MTLRRNLGIISLFSLIYLAIATVTRTVLLAMVPKGSGLTVPLVAQAYAAGLLFDVASLAYLLIPAALYLILAPRRLVEHRKHAWLVRAAFLVIIAALIFGAVAEYFFFEEFATRFNFIAVDYLIYTGEVIGNIRESYPLVPIVGAILAVALILTRLLQGVIDRAAATTFSGRRRRLGAALLALPLAALLFVNISATAISANSYANELAGNGLYGLFAAFRNNELDFTRFYATRDDRRVMARLRDMVKERNNHFIASPPRMTRQITGEGREKRLNVIVVVEESLSAEFLGAWGDTRGLSPNIDRLAREALVFSHLYASGTRTIRGLEALTLSIPPLPGTSIVKRPDNGGFRSWGEIMKEKGYDTRYIYAGYGYFDNMNAFFSANGFDIVDRNSFAQDEITFANIWGVCDEDLFRKTIRESRASFAAGRPFFSMVMTTSNHRPFTYPAGTIDIPPKTGRDGGVKYADHAIGRFLAEARKEPWFKDTVFVFVADHCASSAGKTDLPVKKYEIPLLVYAPHHVKPGRVDRMMAQIDVAPTVLGLLNMSYTTDFLGHDILKADNRPERAFISTYQKLGYIEGDRLLILSPQKGVSLARFDRRSGAIEPLPMDERLLQEALAWYQGANYIYKNRLNRIP, encoded by the coding sequence ATGACCCTGCGCCGTAACCTTGGCATCATCTCTCTCTTTTCGCTCATCTACCTGGCCATCGCCACCGTGACCCGAACCGTGCTCCTCGCCATGGTCCCGAAGGGGTCGGGGCTCACGGTCCCCCTGGTGGCACAGGCCTATGCGGCGGGGCTCCTGTTCGACGTTGCCTCCCTTGCCTATCTTCTCATCCCGGCGGCCCTCTACCTGATCCTCGCACCACGACGGCTCGTGGAACACAGGAAGCACGCCTGGCTGGTCCGGGCGGCGTTCTTGGTCATCATCGCCGCCCTCATCTTCGGCGCCGTGGCCGAATACTTCTTCTTCGAGGAATTCGCCACCCGCTTCAACTTCATTGCCGTGGACTACCTGATCTACACCGGCGAGGTGATCGGCAACATCCGCGAATCATACCCCCTCGTTCCGATCGTCGGCGCGATCCTGGCCGTGGCCCTGATCCTCACCCGGCTGCTGCAGGGCGTCATCGACCGTGCAGCAGCCACCACCTTTTCGGGGCGCAGGCGTCGCCTCGGCGCAGCGCTCCTGGCCCTTCCCCTGGCAGCCCTTCTCTTTGTGAACATCTCCGCGACTGCCATCTCCGCCAACAGCTATGCCAACGAACTGGCGGGCAACGGTCTCTACGGCCTGTTCGCCGCCTTCCGCAACAACGAGCTGGACTTCACGCGCTTCTACGCCACCCGCGACGACCGGCGGGTCATGGCCCGCCTCCGGGACATGGTGAAGGAGCGGAACAACCACTTCATCGCATCCCCCCCGCGCATGACCCGCCAGATCACCGGCGAGGGGAGAGAGAAACGGCTCAACGTCATCGTGGTGGTGGAAGAAAGCCTGAGCGCCGAATTCCTGGGAGCCTGGGGCGACACGCGGGGGCTGTCGCCGAACATCGACCGCCTGGCCCGGGAAGCCCTCGTCTTCTCCCACCTCTACGCCAGCGGCACGAGGACTATCCGGGGGCTCGAAGCCCTCACGCTTTCGATCCCGCCGCTCCCCGGGACCTCCATCGTGAAGCGCCCCGACAACGGTGGATTCCGCTCCTGGGGCGAGATCATGAAGGAAAAGGGGTACGACACCCGCTACATCTATGCCGGTTACGGCTACTTCGACAACATGAACGCCTTCTTTTCCGCCAACGGCTTCGATATCGTGGACCGGAACAGCTTTGCCCAGGACGAAATCACCTTCGCCAACATCTGGGGAGTCTGCGACGAGGACCTCTTCCGCAAGACCATCCGGGAATCGCGCGCATCCTTTGCCGCGGGCAGGCCGTTCTTCAGCATGGTGATGACCACCTCCAACCACCGTCCCTTCACCTACCCGGCGGGAACGATCGACATCCCCCCCAAAACCGGCCGCGACGGGGGGGTAAAGTACGCCGACCATGCCATCGGCAGGTTCCTCGCAGAGGCGCGCAAGGAACCCTGGTTCAAGGATACGGTATTCGTCTTCGTGGCCGACCACTGCGCCAGCAGCGCCGGCAAGACCGATCTGCCGGTGAAAAAGTACGAGATCCCGCTCCTGGTCTACGCCCCCCACCACGTCAAGCCGGGACGGGTCGACCGGATGATGGCCCAGATCGACGTGGCCCCCACCGTGCTCGGGCTCCTGAACATGAGCTACACCACCGATTTCCTGGGCCACGACATACTCAAGGCAGACAACCGTCCGGAGCGTGCCTTCATCTCCACCTACCAGAAGCTGGGCTACATCGAGGGTGACCGGCTCCTCATCCTGAGCCCCCAGAAGGGGGTGAGCCTCGCCCGCTTCGACCGCCGGAGCGGTGCCATCGAGCCGCTCCCCATGGATGAACGGCTCCTGCAGGAAGCCCTCGCCTGGTACCAGGGGGCCAACTACATCTATAAAAACCGGCTCAACAGGATACCCTAG
- a CDS encoding phosphoesterase, translating to METRSSAPLDAGFWLRHFAVPLLLFGFAIAACEITHVDLALADRFYDFASGTWPARESWWAQWLIHKRGRDLVVVVASFSLIAGVLAFQIERLKRWRWQALYLLLVICLGTGLVAVGKNLTGRHCPWDMERYGGTVPYTRLFEGPSPGPDKGRCFPAGHAAGGYALMGIYFALRDRRMATARAGLAAGAALGTIYGYGQMARGAHFLSHTIWSAAVCWFAALVLYAAFRPLLAPSVCNSTIMDRSGNNGPDDGRNERMPHPPVPDMPDMTQSAHDAGEPLVVPRRP from the coding sequence ATGGAGACGCGATCCTCAGCGCCCCTGGATGCAGGGTTCTGGCTCCGGCACTTTGCCGTGCCGCTCCTTTTGTTCGGCTTCGCCATCGCGGCCTGCGAAATAACCCACGTGGACCTGGCCCTGGCCGACCGATTTTACGATTTCGCTTCTGGCACCTGGCCAGCCCGGGAGTCATGGTGGGCCCAGTGGCTCATCCACAAGCGGGGCAGAGACCTGGTGGTGGTCGTGGCGAGTTTCTCACTGATCGCAGGGGTCCTCGCGTTCCAGATCGAACGCCTCAAGCGCTGGCGGTGGCAGGCGCTCTACCTGTTGCTGGTCATCTGTCTCGGCACCGGGCTGGTTGCCGTCGGCAAAAACCTGACCGGCCGCCACTGCCCCTGGGATATGGAGCGTTACGGCGGAACCGTTCCCTACACCCGGCTCTTTGAAGGTCCTTCTCCCGGACCCGACAAAGGGCGCTGCTTCCCCGCGGGGCACGCGGCAGGCGGCTATGCCCTCATGGGAATCTACTTTGCCCTGCGGGACCGCCGGATGGCGACCGCCCGGGCAGGGCTCGCGGCAGGCGCTGCCCTCGGCACCATCTACGGCTACGGCCAGATGGCCCGCGGCGCCCATTTCCTCTCCCACACCATCTGGTCCGCAGCGGTCTGCTGGTTCGCGGCGCTGGTGCTCTACGCTGCATTCAGGCCGCTCTTGGCTCCATCGGTGTGCAACAGCACCATCATGGATCGATCAGGAAACAATGGACCGGACGACGGTCGGAACGAACGGATGCCGCATCCGCCCGTTCCCGACATGCCGGACATGACGCAGTCGGCGCACGACGCAGGAGAACCCCTTGTCGTCCCGCGCCGGCCATAG
- a CDS encoding sulfonate ABC transporter permease, protein MSSRAGHSLRETRSLPNLWDVAAFLLVLGVVALLAWGSREMAATFVPGKIVPSLSLDPRHLPYYALRTVIRMGAALCLSLAFTLTYGTLAAKSRRFSPILVPTLDILQSVPILGFLSVTVTGFIALFPGSLMGVEAASIFAIFTSQAWNMAFSFYQSLKTIPRDLGEAATLFGLSGWQRFWRVEAPFAVPPLVWNIMMSVSGGWFFVVASEAITVGKTAVTLPGIGSYVALAIHRQDMGAIAWALATMLAVILLYDQLFFRPLVAWAEKFRVELSQARIAPESWVLTLFARTRFLGRALSLAGALPERLTERLPRKRRPRTGEHRHRGRPAARIMDLAWNAAFAAVALWALWKLARFVSVIPFGEVLSVFGLGLATMARVAVLLILASLLWVPIGVTIGLNPRWTTRVQPVAQFLAAFPANLLFPAAVVLIVRFRLNPEIWTAPLMILGTQWYILFNVIAGASAIPNDLREAAANLGLSGWELWRRLLLPGIFPSLVTGLVTASGGTWNASIVAEVVSWGPTTLTATGLGSAIARWTEQGDYPHIVLGIAVMSMYVVCLNRFFWRRLYLLAQTRYRLD, encoded by the coding sequence TTGTCGTCCCGCGCCGGCCATAGCCTCCGCGAAACGCGTTCACTGCCGAATCTCTGGGACGTGGCGGCATTCCTGCTCGTCCTGGGGGTGGTGGCGCTCCTGGCATGGGGGAGCCGGGAAATGGCCGCAACCTTTGTCCCGGGGAAAATCGTGCCCTCGCTCTCTCTCGATCCGCGGCATCTCCCCTATTATGCCCTGCGCACCGTAATCCGCATGGGAGCAGCACTCTGCCTCTCCCTTGCCTTCACCCTCACCTACGGCACCCTGGCGGCCAAGAGCCGGCGGTTCAGCCCGATCCTCGTCCCAACCCTCGACATCCTCCAGTCGGTGCCGATCCTCGGTTTCCTCTCGGTGACCGTTACCGGCTTTATCGCCCTGTTCCCCGGCAGCCTCATGGGGGTGGAGGCAGCCTCAATCTTTGCCATCTTCACATCCCAGGCGTGGAACATGGCTTTCAGCTTCTACCAGTCCCTGAAGACCATCCCCCGGGATCTGGGCGAAGCTGCCACCCTCTTCGGCCTCTCCGGCTGGCAGCGGTTCTGGCGGGTGGAGGCCCCGTTCGCGGTACCGCCGCTGGTCTGGAACATCATGATGTCCGTTTCGGGGGGATGGTTCTTCGTGGTGGCCTCCGAGGCGATCACCGTGGGCAAGACCGCCGTCACCCTCCCCGGAATCGGCTCCTACGTGGCCCTTGCCATTCACCGGCAGGACATGGGGGCCATCGCCTGGGCACTGGCAACCATGCTTGCGGTAATCCTCCTGTATGACCAGCTCTTTTTCCGCCCCCTCGTGGCATGGGCCGAAAAATTCCGGGTGGAACTCTCCCAGGCGCGCATCGCGCCGGAGTCGTGGGTCCTCACCCTCTTTGCCCGGACACGGTTTCTGGGCCGGGCACTGAGCTTGGCCGGCGCTCTCCCTGAACGGCTCACCGAACGCCTTCCCCGGAAACGGAGACCTCGCACCGGCGAGCATCGGCATCGCGGGCGACCCGCGGCGCGCATCATGGACCTGGCCTGGAACGCGGCGTTCGCAGCGGTGGCCCTCTGGGCACTCTGGAAGCTGGCGCGCTTCGTGAGTGTGATCCCCTTCGGCGAGGTCCTCTCCGTCTTCGGCCTCGGCCTGGCAACCATGGCACGGGTTGCTGTCCTTCTGATCCTGGCCTCGCTGCTCTGGGTCCCCATCGGGGTAACAATCGGCCTCAATCCCCGGTGGACAACGCGCGTCCAGCCGGTGGCCCAGTTTCTGGCCGCCTTTCCCGCGAACCTCCTCTTTCCCGCGGCAGTGGTCCTGATCGTGCGCTTCCGCCTCAACCCGGAGATATGGACCGCTCCCCTCATGATCCTCGGCACCCAGTGGTACATCCTCTTCAACGTTATTGCGGGAGCTTCGGCCATCCCCAACGATCTGCGGGAAGCAGCCGCCAACCTGGGGTTGTCGGGGTGGGAGCTGTGGCGGCGACTCCTCCTTCCCGGCATCTTCCCCTCCCTGGTCACGGGACTCGTCACTGCATCGGGGGGAACCTGGAACGCAAGCATCGTCGCCGAGGTGGTAAGCTGGGGTCCCACCACCCTTACCGCCACCGGCCTCGGCTCGGCCATTGCCCGCTGGACGGAACAGGGCGACTATCCCCACATCGTCCTGGGTATCGCCGTGATGAGCATGTATGTCGTCTGCCTGAACCGGTTCTTCTGGCGCAGGCTCTACCTCCTGGCCCAGACCAGGTACCGCCTCGACTAG